One Festucalex cinctus isolate MCC-2025b chromosome 3, RoL_Fcin_1.0, whole genome shotgun sequence DNA window includes the following coding sequences:
- the armc10 gene encoding armadillo repeat-containing protein 10, which translates to MGDGSSFTSRIGSIKTLLGIVAGAGASYGIYKLINGGSFRRYKKRGGSEGNSRPDSLLAKVSGLELMCPRSERTDDTLGDIIHQSAGNLEPQHVNMLLTCLQASNSTPDKCRLLLTLGNTAAFTVNQNVIRECEGIPIIGGFLSDAAPEVKVQTLNALNNLCMNIQNQEQLTVYVPQVLELIEMSSVNSDLQLGALRLLTNLSVTDKHQHLLKGSVTLLLSLLVVSNATLQVQTLKVLVNLSSNPDMMDDIVQAQAPASVMLLFDMQTSSAVLLRLLTFAGNLKAWRPSVQVAEELRCKHDCLFRVMLDESSELHSRLVHLISHPDREIQAQVARILT; encoded by the exons ATGGGAGACGGCAGCAGCTTTACGTCTAGAATTGGCAGTATTAAGACATTGCTTGGAATAGTCGCCGGTGCTGGAGCCTCTTACGGAATTTACAAACTCATAAACGGGGGAAGCTTTAGGAGATACAAGAAAAGGGGGGGCAGTGAAGGTAATTCTCGGCCGGACAGCCTGTTGGCCAAAGTGTCTGGACTGGAACTTATGTGTCCCCGAAGTGAGAGAACGGATGATACTTTGG GTGACATCATCCACCAGTCTGCTGGCAACCTGGAGCCACAGCACGTAAATATGCTGCTGACATGTCTCCAGGCCAGCAATAGTACACCAGACAAGTGTCGTCTCTTGCTCACTTTAGGAAACACTGCTGCTTTTACTGTCAATCAG AATGTTATACGCGAATGTGAAGGGATTCCTATCATAGGTGGCTTCCTCTCTGACGCTGCACCAGAGGTTAAAGTGCAGACTCTAAATGCTTTAAATAATCTCTGCATGAACATCCAAAACCAGGAACAGCTGACG GTGTATGTGCCACAAGTGCTAGAGTTGATTGAGATGTCTTCCGTGAACTCTGACCTTCAGCTAGGTGCTCTCAGGCTGCTAACCAACCTTTCTGTCACTGACAAACATCAACACCTGCTCAAGGGTTCGGTGACGCTTCTACTCTCTCTGCTGGTGGTGAGCAACGCAACATTACAG GTTCAGACCTTGAAGGTTCTTGTGAATTTGTCATCCAATCCAGACATGATGGATGATATTGTTCAGGCTCAG GCTCCAGCTTCTGTCATGCTGCTATTTGACATGCAAACATCATCTGCGGTGCTTTTGCGGTTGCTGACGTTTGCAGGCAACCTGAAGGCCTGGAGGCCTTCGGTGCAGGTGGCCGAGGAACTGAGGTGCAAGCACGACTGCCTCTTCCGGGTCATGCTGGACGAGTCGTCAGAGCTCCACAGCAGATTGGTCCATCTGATATCACACCCCGACAGAGAAATTCAAGCACAGGTGGCCCGTATATTGACATAA